The proteins below are encoded in one region of Polynucleobacter sp. AP-Elch-400A-B2:
- a CDS encoding FecR family protein produces the protein MQLINMHPSSLKMQYMVFLVLMIVKGAYADQMPLQSGIISVASEPIAVKTTPTSGPVMNRKVLVGQSIYLNDEINTSPTTKAQILLKDQTVFNIGPNSTIVIDKFVYDPQKSDLNVSVKKGAFKFFSGKIANSSEEAMKVSLPNATIAVRGTGVAGSVEPNGSATVILLHGVVNITGAANNSTSTLTKSGWAVQINPSGVVSAPVKLPADVSRNIIQTSKTNQTTTQTASSSSSAPAQNNANSTGGSSNQSSQTTQTNTNSSAPATSTASSTANTTTPVASEAVAISSATAVSTSTSANTNVVTPQPSEAVAIPAVTNSIASTSTPITSSTIQSTIGNSASTAVNTSSALAGASSTSYSTAEASNNLGLGNTQLSSANTYLSTSQSLATSAVTQAGNATTQGNLASTYATTAANQATIAANAVTGTAPELAIRANELAAAAAASASSASNLASNYSTQTSTSATSASQNSTSSSQAATTAIGYANTATTQANLVLNGSGASQDSKTAAASIVSQANTISTQANTAITSASNANSAATNAVTSAQTAANQASASALAAANSSLSAYASALTAAQTLTAYETISQVIATPTVLGPLGNVTFSTTNVAMSCISGVNCGGGAATINSHAFIFNFQNSTVTNNYNISFNHFNGYTGTVSGSNNATAINWSSPTIVSLPVSGQVSTAPVSAAMDVVLTSVGLQNVTNRANLATVYTSINSGSAYMGVGNGYKILGK, from the coding sequence ATGCAATTGATTAATATGCACCCTTCGAGCTTGAAAATGCAATACATGGTTTTTCTTGTCTTGATGATCGTGAAGGGTGCTTATGCCGATCAAATGCCTCTGCAGTCGGGGATTATTTCGGTAGCCTCGGAGCCGATCGCAGTGAAAACAACGCCCACTTCAGGTCCTGTGATGAACCGGAAGGTTCTAGTGGGCCAGTCAATTTATCTAAATGATGAAATTAATACGAGCCCTACGACGAAGGCACAGATCTTACTGAAAGACCAGACCGTTTTTAATATCGGACCCAATAGTACGATTGTGATTGATAAATTTGTTTACGATCCACAAAAATCAGATCTGAATGTTTCCGTTAAAAAAGGCGCGTTTAAGTTTTTTTCTGGCAAGATTGCCAATTCTTCTGAAGAAGCAATGAAGGTGAGTTTGCCAAATGCCACAATTGCCGTTAGAGGAACTGGAGTAGCTGGTTCAGTGGAGCCTAATGGATCGGCTACTGTGATCTTGCTTCATGGCGTTGTTAATATTACTGGCGCTGCTAATAACAGCACTTCAACCTTAACAAAATCAGGTTGGGCGGTACAAATTAATCCCTCAGGTGTGGTGAGCGCGCCAGTGAAATTGCCTGCGGATGTGTCTCGAAACATTATCCAAACTTCAAAAACAAACCAAACTACTACTCAAACAGCATCTAGCTCATCTTCAGCACCAGCCCAAAATAATGCCAATTCAACAGGCGGCTCGTCTAATCAGTCTTCCCAGACAACGCAAACTAATACCAATAGTAGCGCCCCGGCAACAAGCACTGCCAGTTCTACTGCCAACACTACGACTCCAGTCGCATCTGAAGCAGTTGCTATTTCTTCTGCAACGGCGGTTTCTACAAGCACAAGTGCTAACACTAATGTTGTAACTCCACAGCCATCTGAGGCGGTAGCTATTCCCGCGGTAACAAATAGTATCGCTTCGACTAGTACGCCTATAACATCTTCCACCATTCAATCTACCATCGGAAACAGCGCATCGACAGCGGTTAATACCTCTAGTGCCTTAGCAGGCGCAAGTTCGACAAGTTACTCCACTGCGGAAGCAAGCAATAATCTTGGTTTAGGAAATACGCAGCTTTCTTCAGCAAATACTTATTTAAGTACTTCCCAATCTTTAGCGACTAGTGCCGTCACTCAAGCAGGTAACGCTACAACTCAAGGTAACCTAGCATCGACATACGCAACGACTGCAGCAAATCAAGCGACAATTGCAGCTAACGCTGTTACTGGCACAGCACCTGAACTTGCAATCCGCGCTAATGAATTAGCCGCTGCCGCCGCCGCTTCGGCTTCCTCTGCATCGAATTTAGCAAGCAATTACTCAACTCAAACATCTACAAGCGCAACAAGCGCCTCTCAAAATTCGACATCGAGTAGTCAAGCTGCTACTACGGCGATTGGATATGCAAATACTGCAACTACCCAGGCTAATTTAGTTCTTAATGGCTCAGGTGCTTCTCAAGATTCAAAGACCGCTGCAGCCAGTATTGTCAGTCAAGCAAATACCATCAGCACTCAAGCGAATACGGCGATTACTTCTGCTAGTAATGCCAATTCTGCTGCTACTAATGCAGTGACCTCAGCTCAGACAGCAGCAAATCAAGCATCTGCATCTGCATTGGCAGCTGCTAATAGCTCCTTAAGTGCTTATGCCTCAGCACTTACAGCTGCTCAGACGCTTACTGCATATGAAACTATTTCTCAAGTGATTGCAACCCCGACGGTCCTAGGCCCTTTAGGAAATGTCACATTTAGTACGACCAACGTGGCAATGAGTTGTATTTCAGGGGTGAACTGTGGCGGAGGAGCTGCAACAATTAATAGTCATGCATTTATTTTCAATTTTCAAAATTCAACTGTAACGAACAACTACAACATTAGTTTTAATCATTTCAATGGATATACAGGAACAGTAAGCGGTTCAAATAATGCAACTGCAATCAATTGGAGTTCGCCAACAATTGTTAGTCTGCCTGTATCAGGTCAGGTCTCTACAGCCCCTGTGAGCGCTGCAATGGATGTCGTTTTAACTTCAGTTGGGCTTCAAAATGTGACTAATAGGGCTAACTTAGCCACTGTCTATACCAGCATTAATAGCGGTAGTGCATACATGGGTGTTGGTAATGGATATAAAATTTTAGGAAAGTAA
- a CDS encoding FecR domain-containing protein, translated as MSLINHRLLFSKVIYLSFLVFIWMGSAFADQMPVQSGIIALANEPATIKTISLEGKIIGRTAGTGQPIYLNDEIKTGSQNRLQILLKDQSVFNIGPNSVLIIDKFVYDPNKSELNVSIQRGAFKFVSGKISNGNPDAMKVSIPNATIAVRGTGVAGEVAPNGSSTVVLLHGVVGITSTNQGASSTATLSKSGWGVQVGAQGNLSSPSLVPIETLKGITQKVGSSNTASNTQTAASSSNNPNQSNAQSNSGLSSAELANSVDASRYVSAAAAQSFKTSFTNAVNAQTALNGNSNMLSASVLSDAISNNPEVSAGIVKAFGMPPGTVVPASTLSQFINSDFATYYALLVFPTIYTASDIINSRMGPLGTVTFSTNNIAMACQNTSCGTGATATINSQTVGLNYTTSVMTNAYNVSYANFNGATGSIVSSGSSNFSALTAANAQNVQLPMGTTAGPGSTTLNMIGQFGSLGSLTGKWSTLTTTLGQGSGVMRAGYQVKGQ; from the coding sequence ATGAGCTTAATAAATCATCGCCTCCTATTTTCTAAGGTAATTTACCTTTCTTTCCTTGTTTTCATTTGGATGGGCAGCGCATTTGCAGATCAAATGCCAGTACAGTCAGGCATCATAGCGCTGGCTAATGAGCCGGCAACTATTAAAACCATCTCTTTAGAGGGTAAGATCATTGGGCGAACCGCGGGAACAGGCCAGCCTATTTATTTGAATGATGAAATTAAGACTGGCTCCCAAAACCGACTGCAGATTCTACTCAAGGATCAGTCTGTTTTCAATATCGGACCCAACAGTGTCTTGATCATTGATAAGTTTGTCTATGATCCCAATAAATCGGAGTTGAATGTCAGTATTCAACGCGGGGCATTTAAGTTTGTTTCGGGAAAGATTTCTAATGGCAATCCTGATGCTATGAAAGTCTCAATTCCAAATGCGACGATTGCGGTGCGCGGAACTGGAGTTGCCGGTGAAGTTGCGCCCAATGGGTCTTCTACCGTCGTTTTATTGCATGGCGTCGTTGGCATCACCAGTACTAATCAGGGTGCTAGCTCAACGGCGACATTAAGTAAATCTGGTTGGGGGGTACAAGTTGGTGCCCAGGGAAATCTTTCTAGTCCATCGCTAGTACCTATTGAGACACTTAAAGGGATTACTCAAAAAGTGGGATCTAGTAATACGGCGTCAAATACCCAGACTGCAGCTAGCTCTTCAAACAACCCTAATCAATCAAACGCCCAATCGAATTCAGGCCTATCTTCAGCTGAGTTAGCTAATTCTGTAGATGCTAGTCGTTATGTAAGTGCAGCGGCCGCTCAGAGCTTTAAAACCAGTTTTACGAATGCAGTCAATGCCCAAACTGCTTTAAATGGTAATAGCAATATGCTCAGTGCTAGTGTACTCAGTGATGCTATTTCGAATAACCCAGAAGTTTCAGCAGGGATCGTAAAAGCTTTTGGTATGCCACCAGGCACTGTAGTCCCAGCTAGTACTTTGTCGCAATTTATTAATAGTGATTTTGCGACCTATTACGCACTTTTAGTATTTCCAACCATCTATACCGCAAGCGACATTATTAACAGCAGAATGGGTCCATTAGGCACCGTAACTTTCAGTACCAATAATATTGCGATGGCCTGTCAAAATACGAGCTGTGGAACTGGCGCTACTGCAACAATCAACTCGCAAACAGTTGGACTCAATTACACAACATCTGTGATGACAAACGCCTATAACGTTTCTTATGCCAACTTTAACGGCGCTACTGGAAGTATTGTGAGTTCTGGAAGTTCGAACTTTAGTGCCTTAACTGCAGCAAATGCTCAAAACGTACAATTACCCATGGGGACCACTGCTGGCCCAGGCTCAACAACCTTAAATATGATTGGCCAGTTTGGCTCGCTAGGTAGCTTAACTGGTAAGTGGTCAACCCTAACTACTACTCTTGGTCAGGGATCTGGAGTAATGCGAGCAGGCTATCAGGTAAAAGGGCAGTAA